One Streptomyces dangxiongensis genomic window, GCGCCCGTCACCGCCAGCCCCGCCGACACCAGCAGGGCGAGGTTCGCGCCGTGGGACAGGTCGCCGGACGAGGTGGCGAGGGCGATGGTCAGGGCCACGCCGGCGCTGGAGCCGATGTAGCGGAAGGTCTGCTGGGCGCCGGAGCCCATCGCGGCCCGCTCGCGGGGCACGGACTCGACGGCGAGCAGGGGCAGGGCCCCGTTCAGCAGGCCGCTGCCGATGCCGCCGGTGATCAGGCCGGGCAGCAGGCGGGTCCAGGAGCCGGAGCCGACGGCGCCGAGCATCGTGACGACGGCGATCGCGTGCAGGGCGAAGCCGAGGGCGAGTTGGACCCGCGGGGAGACGCGGCCGGCCAGGTGCTTGACCTGGAGGGCGACCACGAAGCTCAGGCCGGCCCAGAGCAGGAACAGCCAGGCGGTGCCGAGCGGGGAGAGGTGCAGCGCCTGCTGCAGCAGTGCCGGCAGGAAGCTGAACAGGCCGATCACCGCGAGACCGGTGAACAGGGCGCCCGCGGAGGAGGCGAGGAAGCGGGGGCGGCGCAGCAGGCCGAGGTCGATCATCGGGGTGCCGGTCCGGCGTTCCACCGCGACGAACACGGCGACCAGCGAGGCGGCCGCGGCGAGGAGCAGGCCCACCGGGGCGCGCAGCCAGCCGTCGCGGCCCAGTGTCAGGGCCGCGATCAGGGCCACCAGGGCCAGCCCGAAGGTCAGGGCGCCGAGGATGTCCGGCCGGCCGCCGCGCGGGGCACGGGACTCGGTCAGCGCCCGGCCGCCGAGCGCGGCCACGAGGAGGGCGGCGGCGCCCAGGACGCCGTAGACCGTCCGCCAGTCCGGCAGGGCGCCCCCGATGAGCGGGCCGACCGCGATGCCGCCGCTGACGAAGGCGCCCCAGACGCCGGTGGCGTGCAGCCGGCCGCGCGGGCTCGGGAAGGCGTGCACGAGCAGGCCGAGGCTGCTGGCCAGCAGGGCCGCACTGGCCGCGCCCTGGGCGACGCGGGCGAGGGTGAACAGCCAGGTCGACGTGGTGAGGGCGCCGAGGGCGGTGGTGAGGCCGAGGGCGACGGTGCCGGCGAGGAAGACCCGGCGGCGGCCGTAGTCGTCGGCGAGGCTGCCGGCCACCAGCAGGAGCGCGGCGAGGCCGAGCGGGGTGCCGTTCAGCAACCAGGCCTGGGCGGACAGCGGGGTGTGCAGGGTGGCCGCGGTGTCCGGGAGCGTGACCATCGGGGCGGTGTACGTCATCAGGGCGACGGCGGTGGCGGCGCTGGTCAGGGCGAGGGTGGCGCGGGGGCGCGCGGGGGCGTCCGGAGCGGTGGTGCCGCGTACGGCCGCGGGGGTGGTCGCGTCGAGACCGGTCATGGCCTGTCCTGTCCTGTCCGTACGAGGCCTCCGCCCTGTCCGCCGAGGCCTGCGGGCTGTCGATTCGGTCAGTGAACCGACCTGTCGACGTCACCGTAACACCACAGGTTCATTCATTGAACCTACTTCTGTCGGATGGCTACAGTGGACGGCATGGCACTGGGCAAGGACTACGCGACGCAGGAGTGCGCCGTCGCCCGCGCGCTGGAGGTCGTCGGCGAGCGGTGGACGCTGCTCGTCGTCCGCGACGCGATCTACGGCGTCCGGCGCTACAACGACTTCCTCGTCCACCTCGGCATCCCGCGCGCCGTCCTCTCGGCCCGCCTCAGGACGCTCACCGAGGAGGGGGTCCTCGAAAGGCGCCGCTACCAGGAGACGCCGCCCCGGGACGAGTACGTCGTCACCGAGCGCGGCATCGCCCTCTGGCCCGCGCTGCGCGCCCTCGGCCAGTGGGGGCGCGAGTACGTCGACGACACCCGGCAGCGCTCGTTCCGGCACGCGGACTGCGGCGGGGACGTCGGGCCGTACGGAATGTGCGCGGGGTGCGGAACTCTCGTGCCGGTCCCGGACGTTGTCATGGTGCCGGGGCCGGGACTCGATCCCGCGCCGGCGGATCCGGTGAGCAGGGCGCTGCTGCGGCCGAAACGGCTGCTGGAGCCCCTGGCGCCGGATCCGGTGCAACCGGCATACTGAAGAAGGCCGACGAAGATCGGCTGAAAAGGTGGAAGGGGGGAGTGTCGATGCGCAGCCGAGCCGTCGTCACGCGTCCCCTCGTCCTCGCGTCGGTCCTCGTGCAACTGCTGCTGCTCCAGGCCGCGTTGCTCGGCACCGGCGGCCTGACCACCGCCGTCGCCCTCGCCGCGACCGCCACCGTCGCCGCCGGCCTCGCCGTGAGCGCCCTGCTCGCCGCCCGCGGCGTCCCCGCCGTGCTCCCCACCCGCGTCCGCGAGGCGATACGCGACCGGGCCCGCCGTACGGCCTTCCTGCCCCAGCGCGACCCCGACGCGCGCGGCCGGCGGCGGCCCAGAGCGCCGGGATGCGCCGGTCCGGCGACCGTCGCGTAGGGCACGTTCTCCCGCACGTCTGCGCGTGACCCCGCGCGGGTCGTCCTGCCGATCTCCCTTCACTTCCGGCACGACGAGACCCCCGGAGGGCTCAGCCATGTCCGTTGTCAGTCACCTGGTCGAGCAGCTCGCCCACCTGCTGACCCCGCTCTTCCACGCCTCCGCGGCAGCCGCCGCGATCGTCCTGTTCACCGCCCTCGTACGGCTCCTCGTCCACCCCCTGTCCCGGGCCGCCGCCCGTGGCCGGCGCGCCCGCGCCGCGCTCCAGCCGAGAGTCGCCGCGCTGCGCGCGAAGCACGCCGGCGATCCGCGGCGCCTCCAGCAGGCGGTGCTGGACCTGCACGCCGAGGAGAAGGTCTCGCCGCTCTCCGGCCTGCTGCCCGGCCTGCTCCAGCTCCCCGCCTTCTTCGTCCTCTACCACCTCTTCTCCAGCTCGACGGTCGGCGGCGAGAGCAACGGCCTGCTCACCCACCGGCTCCTCGCGGCACCGCTCGGCGGACGCTGGTCCGACGCGCTCGCCGACGGCGGGGTGTTCGGTCCGGCCGGGCTGGTCTACGCCGGCCTGTTCGTCCTCGTCGCGGCCGTCGCCGCCGTCAACTACCGGCGTGCCCGGCGGACGATGGCCGAGCAGCCGATACCGACGGGTGCGGGTGACGCGGTGCCAGGTCTCGGCGCGGTCACCCGCGTGACGCCGTTCCTGTCCTTCTTCACGCTCGTCACCGTCGCCGTCGTCCCGCTCGCCGCCGCCCTGTACGTCGTCACCAGCACGGCCTGGAGCGCCGCGGAACAGGCCCTGCTGGCCCGCTGAGCGGGCCCGGCTGTCCTGCGGAACGGACCCCGCCGTTCCGCTGGGCAGGCCATGGCCGTGGCCATGGTCATGGACACGGTCCGGCCGGGCCGGTCCCGGTCCAGTCCGGGCCGACCCGGTCCAGTCCGTGAACAGGGTCTTGCGAAGTGGACGGCGGAATTGGAGGATCGTCCAGCCCTTACGGCGGCCGCACCCGCCGGCCGGGCGCCCGCGATCGAGGGAGATTGTGACCATGAAGCTGCTGCGAGTCGGTACCGCAGGGGCCGAGCGCCCCGCGCTGCTCGACGCCCGGGGGACCCTCAGGGACCTGTCCGGCCTCGTGGACGACATCGACGGCGCGCTCCTCGCCGACGACACCGCGCTCGGCCGGGTGCGGTCGGCGGCCGAGGCCGGTGAGCTGCCCGCGCTCGACGCGACCGGACTGCGGATCGGGCCCCCGGTCGGCCGCATCGGGAAGATCGTCTGCATCGGGCTCAACTACCACGACCACGCCCGCGAGATCGGCGCCGAACCGCCGCCCGAGCCGGTGGTGTTCCTCAAGGCGCCGGACACGGTCGTCGGGCCGCACGACACCGTGCTGGTGCC contains:
- a CDS encoding MFS transporter, coding for MTGLDATTPAAVRGTTAPDAPARPRATLALTSAATAVALMTYTAPMVTLPDTAATLHTPLSAQAWLLNGTPLGLAALLLVAGSLADDYGRRRVFLAGTVALGLTTALGALTTSTWLFTLARVAQGAASAALLASSLGLLVHAFPSPRGRLHATGVWGAFVSGGIAVGPLIGGALPDWRTVYGVLGAAALLVAALGGRALTESRAPRGGRPDILGALTFGLALVALIAALTLGRDGWLRAPVGLLLAAAASLVAVFVAVERRTGTPMIDLGLLRRPRFLASSAGALFTGLAVIGLFSFLPALLQQALHLSPLGTAWLFLLWAGLSFVVALQVKHLAGRVSPRVQLALGFALHAIAVVTMLGAVGSGSWTRLLPGLITGGIGSGLLNGALPLLAVESVPRERAAMGSGAQQTFRYIGSSAGVALTIALATSSGDLSHGANLALLVSAGLAVTGAATVLGLRERAA
- a CDS encoding winged helix-turn-helix transcriptional regulator, with product MALGKDYATQECAVARALEVVGERWTLLVVRDAIYGVRRYNDFLVHLGIPRAVLSARLRTLTEEGVLERRRYQETPPRDEYVVTERGIALWPALRALGQWGREYVDDTRQRSFRHADCGGDVGPYGMCAGCGTLVPVPDVVMVPGPGLDPAPADPVSRALLRPKRLLEPLAPDPVQPAY
- a CDS encoding DUF6412 domain-containing protein, whose product is MRSRAVVTRPLVLASVLVQLLLLQAALLGTGGLTTAVALAATATVAAGLAVSALLAARGVPAVLPTRVREAIRDRARRTAFLPQRDPDARGRRRPRAPGCAGPATVA
- the yidC gene encoding membrane protein insertase YidC, which codes for MSVVSHLVEQLAHLLTPLFHASAAAAAIVLFTALVRLLVHPLSRAAARGRRARAALQPRVAALRAKHAGDPRRLQQAVLDLHAEEKVSPLSGLLPGLLQLPAFFVLYHLFSSSTVGGESNGLLTHRLLAAPLGGRWSDALADGGVFGPAGLVYAGLFVLVAAVAAVNYRRARRTMAEQPIPTGAGDAVPGLGAVTRVTPFLSFFTLVTVAVVPLAAALYVVTSTAWSAAEQALLAR